A genomic region of Actinomycetes bacterium contains the following coding sequences:
- a CDS encoding ABC transporter permease: MDKFLTFTVLGLSQAAIFAIASSGLVVTYTTSGIFNFAHGAFGMMAAFTYWQVHVSWGVPTWPAFFLVVLVIAPLFGAGVERFIMRGIEGAQEVVKIVVTVSLMVALIFIALWIWPEDRARPLGALVEGGDLKVAGVTLTGQRLLTIGIAVIVAIALRFILRGTRLGIAMRAVVDDRSLLQLNGGRPGRTSMLSWALGASLAAVSGVLIGAEQAPSVIPLTLLVVNAYAAAVVGRLRSIPGAFLGSIILGLSISYVGAYVPSDASLGPIGLNGLARAVPAIMLFVVILLQPHVPLRAHSLDRVRKPMPIPTQRLALIGGTVLVLAVVAIGSLMSGPDQGTMLKGFGFAIATLSLVPLTGYSGQISLAQMTFVGIGAVVMANWGASGNIVWVLVAVGVCAVVGALVALPAMRLQGIYLALATAAFGIFCFWMVFSQQELMTGGVANVPRTTIGPIEVSSSYGQLIVLAVAFALMANVLVALRRSAWGRRLTAMRDSPVACATLGLNLLSTKVGVFALSAAIAGAGGALAGRTFVVDEFGLDQSLPITMLAVVGGIGSVGGALLGGLLLGAQPIATTLLAANAIGIFGFASASVTQILSVMPGFMGISLGRNPDGAASEIGEAYRDFSRSSAAIVAALVSAGALWYAARTDLIENWGFFAAMVALAFGVLPVLPAVLPPTGMKRVGRTVPTAVWLVLALVGTALIPWEDLTASNGFRLLLVILWSVLVAITSIGVLGVNPTPRQLGDAPSPDDAGLGAELTRADALAAGTAVGIEESALAMPTSEALEAMGPLADPNTEGAAR, translated from the coding sequence GTGGACAAGTTCCTGACATTCACAGTCCTCGGACTGTCACAGGCCGCGATCTTCGCGATCGCGTCGAGCGGCCTGGTCGTGACCTACACGACCTCGGGCATCTTCAACTTCGCGCACGGCGCGTTCGGGATGATGGCCGCGTTCACCTACTGGCAGGTCCACGTGTCGTGGGGCGTGCCCACCTGGCCCGCATTCTTCCTGGTGGTGCTGGTGATCGCGCCGCTGTTCGGCGCCGGTGTCGAACGCTTCATCATGCGCGGCATCGAGGGCGCGCAGGAGGTCGTGAAGATCGTGGTGACCGTGTCACTCATGGTCGCGCTCATATTCATCGCCCTGTGGATCTGGCCGGAGGACCGCGCACGACCACTCGGCGCCCTCGTGGAAGGTGGTGACCTCAAGGTGGCTGGGGTCACCCTCACCGGCCAGCGTCTGCTCACCATCGGCATCGCGGTGATCGTGGCGATCGCGCTCAGGTTTATCCTGCGGGGCACCCGCTTGGGCATCGCCATGCGCGCCGTGGTGGACGACCGCTCGTTGTTGCAGCTCAACGGCGGCCGTCCCGGCCGCACATCGATGTTGTCGTGGGCCCTGGGTGCGTCGCTCGCGGCCGTCTCCGGCGTGCTCATCGGAGCCGAGCAGGCCCCATCGGTCATCCCGCTGACGCTGTTGGTGGTCAACGCCTATGCGGCGGCGGTGGTGGGCAGGCTGAGGAGCATCCCGGGGGCGTTCCTCGGGTCGATCATCCTCGGTCTCTCCATCTCCTATGTGGGTGCCTACGTGCCCAGCGACGCGTCGCTCGGGCCCATCGGCCTCAACGGCCTGGCGCGCGCGGTACCGGCGATCATGTTGTTCGTCGTCATCCTGTTGCAGCCCCATGTGCCGTTGCGTGCGCACAGCCTCGACCGTGTTCGCAAGCCCATGCCGATCCCGACCCAGCGCCTGGCGCTGATCGGTGGCACCGTGCTGGTGCTTGCCGTGGTGGCCATCGGGTCACTCATGTCCGGCCCCGACCAGGGCACGATGCTGAAGGGTTTCGGCTTCGCCATCGCGACGCTGTCGCTCGTGCCGCTCACCGGCTACTCGGGGCAGATCTCACTCGCCCAGATGACCTTCGTGGGCATCGGCGCGGTGGTGATGGCCAACTGGGGAGCAAGCGGCAACATCGTGTGGGTGTTGGTGGCGGTCGGCGTTTGCGCAGTGGTGGGCGCGCTGGTGGCCCTGCCTGCGATGCGGCTTCAGGGCATCTACCTGGCCCTCGCAACTGCCGCGTTCGGCATCTTCTGCTTCTGGATGGTGTTCAGCCAGCAGGAGCTGATGACGGGCGGTGTGGCCAATGTGCCCCGCACCACGATCGGCCCGATAGAAGTCAGTTCGAGTTACGGACAGCTGATTGTGCTTGCGGTTGCGTTCGCGCTGATGGCCAACGTTCTCGTGGCGCTGCGTCGCAGCGCCTGGGGTCGGCGGCTCACCGCCATGCGTGACTCACCCGTCGCGTGCGCAACGCTCGGGCTCAATCTTCTGTCGACCAAGGTCGGTGTGTTCGCCCTCTCCGCGGCGATCGCCGGTGCCGGCGGCGCACTTGCCGGTCGCACGTTCGTTGTCGACGAGTTCGGCCTCGACCAGTCGCTGCCCATCACGATGCTCGCCGTCGTGGGCGGGATCGGGTCGGTGGGCGGCGCGTTGCTGGGCGGCCTGCTGCTGGGCGCCCAGCCGATCGCCACCACGCTGCTGGCCGCCAACGCGATCGGCATCTTCGGCTTCGCCAGCGCGTCGGTCACCCAGATCCTGTCCGTGATGCCGGGATTCATGGGTATCAGCCTCGGCCGCAACCCCGACGGGGCGGCATCCGAGATCGGCGAGGCCTACCGCGACTTCTCCAGGTCCAGCGCGGCGATCGTCGCGGCGCTCGTGTCAGCCGGCGCACTCTGGTACGCGGCGCGCACGGACCTGATCGAGAACTGGGGATTCTTCGCGGCGATGGTTGCACTGGCGTTCGGTGTGCTGCCGGTGTTGCCCGCGGTCCTGCCTCCGACGGGTATGAAGCGCGTAGGCCGCACCGTGCCGACCGCCGTCTGGCTCGTGCTGGCGCTCGTGGGCACGGCCCTCATCCCGTGGGAAGACCTCACAGCGTCCAACGGCTTCCGCCTGCTGCTGGTGATCCTGTGGTCGGTGCTCGTGGCCATCACCTCCATCGGCGTGCTCGGGGTCAATCCCACTCCGCGCCAGCTCGGGGACGCACCGTCGCCCGATGACGCAGGCCTCGGGGCGGAGCTGACACGCGCCGACGCACTGGCAGCCGGCACTGCAGTCGGCATCGAGGAGTCCGCCCTGGCGATGCCCACCTCCGAGGCACTCGAGGCCATGGGGCCGCTGGCGGATCCGAACACTGAGGGAGCGGCCCGATGA